A stretch of the Bacillus licheniformis DSM 13 = ATCC 14580 genome encodes the following:
- a CDS encoding bifunctional transcriptional activator/DNA repair enzyme AdaA, with amino-acid sequence MNSKSRLTPEMWRAITENDSAYDGVFYYAVKTTGIFCRPSCKSRVPQIDNVQIFFNAKDALSEGYRPCKRCNPAGALLPDEELAQRVVEIIEESYRDPLSLQALADRCHISPFHLQRTFKRIKGVSPAEYILQKRIEKAVDLLAHSERSIAEIASMVGIANAEYFASLFKKKTGQSPTSYRQMKRR; translated from the coding sequence ATGAACAGCAAATCACGATTGACGCCTGAAATGTGGCGGGCGATTACGGAAAACGATTCCGCCTATGACGGAGTTTTTTATTACGCGGTCAAAACGACCGGCATATTTTGCCGCCCTTCCTGCAAATCGAGAGTTCCGCAAATCGACAATGTGCAGATCTTTTTCAATGCAAAAGATGCTTTATCAGAAGGGTACCGCCCCTGCAAACGCTGCAATCCGGCCGGGGCGCTGCTGCCGGATGAAGAGCTGGCACAGCGTGTGGTGGAAATCATCGAGGAATCTTATCGCGATCCGCTGTCTCTGCAAGCTTTGGCTGACAGGTGCCATATCAGCCCTTTTCACCTGCAGCGGACATTTAAACGAATCAAAGGCGTCTCGCCGGCAGAATACATCCTGCAGAAAAGGATTGAGAAAGCGGTCGATTTGCTTGCTCATTCAGAACGATCGATCGCAGAAATCGCTTCAATGGTAGGCATTGCGAATGCGGAATATTTTGCCTCTTTGTTTAAAAAGAAGACTGGGCAATCGCCGACGTCGTACCGGCAAATGAAACGGAGGTAA
- a CDS encoding winged helix-turn-helix transcriptional regulator, with product MKPKKYNISVEATLEVIGGKWKCVILCHLTHGKKRTSELKRLMPNITQKMLTQQLRELEEDGVINRIVYQQVPPKVEYELSEYGWTLKDILDSLCSWGEKHITKVYGDKFAVLEDSVLNEQLQET from the coding sequence ATGAAGCCGAAAAAGTATAATATATCTGTCGAAGCTACACTTGAAGTGATCGGCGGGAAATGGAAATGCGTGATTTTGTGTCACTTGACGCACGGCAAAAAACGCACGAGCGAGCTCAAGCGGCTGATGCCGAACATTACGCAGAAAATGCTGACCCAGCAGCTGCGCGAACTGGAGGAGGACGGCGTCATCAACCGGATCGTGTACCAGCAGGTGCCGCCGAAGGTCGAATACGAACTCAGCGAATACGGATGGACGCTTAAAGACATTTTGGATTCGCTGTGCTCCTGGGGCGAAAAACACATTACAAAAGTGTATGGAGACAAATTTGCTGTTTTGGAGGACAGCGTGCTGAATGAACAATTACAGGAAACATGA
- a CDS encoding sigma 54-interacting transcriptional regulator, whose translation MKRIDKIYHQLLDNFREKNINQLLKIQGNSAKEIAGQLQMERSNVSFELNNLVRAKKVIKIKTFPVRYIPVEIVENVLNIKWNSELMEVEELRRLADGQKKPARNISADPLELMIGAKGSLKKAISQAKAAVFYPPHGLHMLLLGPTGSGKSLFANRIYQFAVYSDILKPDSPFITFNCADYYNNPQLLLSQLFGHKKGSFTGAGEDKAGLVEQADGGILFMDEIHRLPPEGQEMLFYFIDSGTYNRLGETEHKRTAKVLFICATTENPSSALLKTFLRRIPMTVHIPSLNERSLGERVELTTFLLGKEAERIKKNLNVHIDVYNALIHSAKFGNVGQLKSNVQLVCAHGFLNNLDKDEVVELTVRDLPDEIKEDWMSSSKNIERSKMISEYVNITTIISPIVEDEATKIDDSFNLYHVIEEKAKILNKEGLTKKQINQYILTDIHLHVRSFFNQKMLQNHSLLKFVEDDVIQMTKELKGVAEHELDCKFDRKFIYFLSMHIAAFLKRGKQIDVLNSQETDEIRETHVKEYEVALIFKDKIQAYFKVTVPEIEVIYLTMLIQSIKSWKENKRTGIVVAAHGNSTASSMVEVATELLGSTPIAAVDMPLTVSPSEIVSCLAEKVKQVDEGEGVLMLVDMGSLAMLESRLEQQTGVKIKTISNVTTSMVLDAVRKVNYLNLNLHAIYDSVTKDFIDLWADKPRVSGKKKAIVSICTTGGGTAKKLEEILTSIVSRTSDEQISILTVPSIKLASRIKEIEKAYEILATVGTKNPKIDAPHVPLEVLIEGEGEKVIQQVIATGDIPMSGGLSGENVVVKELCEDSLKKYLVFLNPYHVIDMLLEWLQTVQDELRMTFSNAVLIKVIMHTAFAFERVIKQNPIAFPEEEEMNDQLENVLHITEKTLKPYEEKLGLAISEDEKMFIASIFAEEL comes from the coding sequence ATGAAAAGAATAGATAAAATCTACCATCAGCTGCTGGATAATTTTCGCGAAAAGAATATCAATCAGCTTTTAAAGATACAAGGGAATTCGGCTAAAGAAATCGCCGGGCAGCTGCAAATGGAGCGTTCCAATGTCAGCTTTGAATTAAACAATCTCGTTCGGGCCAAAAAGGTGATCAAGATTAAAACGTTCCCCGTCCGCTACATCCCGGTGGAAATTGTTGAAAACGTCTTGAACATCAAATGGAATTCAGAGTTGATGGAGGTTGAAGAACTGAGGCGGCTGGCTGACGGCCAAAAAAAGCCGGCGCGCAATATATCCGCCGATCCCCTCGAGCTCATGATCGGGGCTAAAGGGAGCTTGAAAAAGGCAATTTCTCAGGCGAAAGCGGCAGTCTTTTATCCTCCGCACGGCTTGCATATGCTGCTGCTCGGGCCGACGGGTTCGGGGAAATCGCTGTTTGCGAATCGGATCTACCAGTTCGCCGTTTATTCTGACATATTGAAGCCCGATTCCCCGTTCATCACATTCAACTGTGCAGATTACTATAACAACCCTCAATTATTGCTCTCTCAATTGTTCGGACATAAAAAAGGGTCTTTTACAGGTGCGGGTGAAGACAAAGCAGGATTAGTCGAGCAGGCGGACGGGGGCATTCTGTTTATGGATGAAATCCATCGCCTCCCGCCGGAGGGGCAGGAAATGCTGTTTTATTTCATAGACAGCGGCACATACAACAGGCTTGGTGAAACAGAGCATAAACGAACGGCAAAAGTCCTGTTTATCTGTGCGACAACAGAAAATCCGAGCTCTGCATTGCTGAAGACATTTTTGCGGAGAATTCCGATGACCGTACATATCCCTTCGCTCAATGAACGGTCCCTTGGAGAAAGAGTGGAGCTGACAACGTTTTTATTGGGGAAAGAAGCAGAGCGGATCAAAAAAAACTTAAATGTGCACATCGATGTCTATAATGCACTGATTCATTCTGCAAAATTCGGAAATGTCGGGCAGCTGAAATCAAATGTACAGCTGGTCTGTGCGCACGGGTTTTTAAATAACCTTGACAAAGACGAGGTTGTTGAACTGACCGTCCGGGATCTTCCGGACGAGATCAAAGAGGACTGGATGTCCAGCAGCAAAAATATTGAACGGAGCAAAATGATTTCTGAATATGTCAACATTACAACGATCATCTCTCCGATTGTGGAAGATGAAGCAACGAAAATCGATGACTCCTTTAACTTGTATCATGTCATAGAAGAAAAAGCGAAAATCCTCAATAAAGAAGGCTTAACAAAAAAGCAAATCAATCAATATATATTAACGGATATTCATTTGCACGTCAGAAGCTTTTTTAATCAGAAAATGCTTCAAAACCACAGTTTACTCAAATTCGTTGAAGACGACGTGATTCAGATGACGAAAGAATTAAAGGGAGTCGCCGAACATGAGCTTGACTGCAAGTTCGACCGTAAATTCATCTATTTCCTGAGCATGCACATCGCCGCATTTTTAAAGCGCGGAAAGCAGATTGATGTCTTAAATTCGCAGGAAACAGATGAAATCAGGGAAACCCATGTGAAAGAATACGAGGTCGCACTCATTTTCAAAGATAAAATTCAAGCATATTTCAAAGTAACCGTTCCGGAAATCGAAGTCATCTACTTGACGATGCTCATTCAGTCGATTAAATCATGGAAAGAAAACAAAAGGACGGGCATTGTCGTGGCCGCCCATGGAAACAGCACGGCAAGCTCTATGGTTGAAGTAGCCACTGAACTGCTGGGAAGCACCCCGATCGCTGCGGTTGATATGCCTTTGACCGTTTCACCCTCGGAAATCGTCAGCTGCCTAGCGGAGAAAGTGAAGCAGGTTGATGAAGGAGAAGGCGTTTTAATGCTTGTCGACATGGGATCGCTTGCGATGCTGGAAAGCAGGCTTGAACAACAAACGGGCGTTAAAATAAAAACGATCAGCAATGTTACGACATCTATGGTGCTCGATGCCGTCCGCAAGGTGAATTATTTGAATTTGAATTTGCACGCCATCTACGATTCGGTTACAAAGGATTTCATCGATTTATGGGCCGATAAACCGCGGGTCTCAGGCAAAAAGAAGGCGATCGTCTCCATTTGCACAACAGGCGGCGGAACGGCGAAGAAGCTCGAAGAGATTTTAACATCAATCGTGAGCAGGACATCTGATGAACAAATCAGCATTTTGACGGTGCCATCGATCAAATTAGCAAGCCGCATCAAAGAAATTGAAAAAGCGTATGAGATTCTTGCCACGGTTGGCACGAAGAACCCTAAAATCGATGCTCCGCACGTCCCTTTAGAAGTATTGATTGAAGGCGAAGGGGAAAAAGTGATTCAGCAGGTGATTGCAACCGGCGATATCCCGATGAGCGGCGGATTATCCGGTGAAAATGTGGTTGTAAAGGAGCTTTGCGAAGACAGCCTGAAGAAGTATCTTGTCTTTTTGAATCCCTATCATGTGATAGACATGCTGTTGGAGTGGCTTCAGACGGTTCAAGACGAACTGCGTATGACATTCAGCAACGCTGTGCTGATCAAAGTCATCATGCATACCGCTTTTGCTTTTGAAAGGGTGATCAAACAGAACCCGATCGCTTTTCCGGAGGAGGAAGAGATGAATGATCAGCTTGAAAACGTTCTTCACATCACAGAGAAAACATTAAAGCCTTACGAAGAAAAGCTTGGTCTTGCGATCAGCGAAGATGAAAAAATGTTTATCGCGTCCATCTTTGCTGAAGAGTTATAG
- a CDS encoding PTS mannose/fructose/sorbose transporter subunit IIC, with product MSTIQIILLLVIAAITGIGSVLDEGQTHRPLIACTLVGLVLGDLKTGIILGGTLELMALGWMNVGLAMAPDTAIASVISTILVITADQGIGEGIAVAVALAAAGQALTIFVRTITVFLIHRADKYAKDGNFKGIEIMHITAMAFQALRVMIPTLIVALISVSAVQAFLGNIPEVITKGLQIGGGIIVVVGYAMVINMMNIPYLKPFFYIGFLLAAFTDFNLVGFGALGLCLAFLYQQVMQKNHAQGAVAAASDGSMAAYDDDDDLDA from the coding sequence ATGTCAACGATTCAAATCATTTTGCTGCTTGTCATCGCTGCTATAACAGGTATCGGTAGTGTATTGGACGAAGGGCAGACACATCGCCCGCTGATTGCCTGCACTTTGGTCGGCCTTGTCCTCGGGGATCTGAAAACAGGCATCATTCTCGGCGGAACGCTGGAGCTGATGGCGCTTGGCTGGATGAATGTCGGTCTTGCAATGGCCCCCGATACGGCCATCGCTTCCGTGATTTCGACTATCTTAGTGATTACCGCCGATCAGGGAATCGGCGAAGGGATCGCCGTCGCGGTGGCTTTGGCAGCTGCGGGTCAGGCGCTGACGATTTTCGTCCGGACGATCACCGTATTTTTAATTCACCGCGCCGACAAATACGCAAAGGATGGCAATTTTAAAGGAATTGAAATTATGCATATAACTGCCATGGCGTTTCAGGCGCTGCGCGTTATGATTCCGACATTGATCGTGGCTCTGATCAGTGTCAGCGCTGTTCAGGCGTTTTTGGGAAATATTCCGGAAGTCATCACAAAAGGCTTGCAAATAGGCGGAGGCATTATCGTTGTTGTCGGGTATGCGATGGTCATCAACATGATGAACATTCCGTATTTGAAGCCGTTTTTCTATATCGGTTTTTTGCTGGCCGCGTTCACCGATTTCAATTTAGTCGGCTTCGGCGCCCTCGGGCTCTGTCTGGCATTTTTATATCAGCAAGTGATGCAAAAAAATCATGCTCAAGGGGCGGTTGCTGCCGCCAGTGACGGCAGCATGGCCGCTTATGATGATGACGATGATCTGGATGCTTAA
- a CDS encoding aldo/keto reductase has protein sequence MMTAKNLQDRIKLNNGTAMPWFGLGVFKVEEGPELVQAVKTAIKHGYRSIDTAAIYGNEEGVGQGIREGLKEAGISREDLFVTSKVWNDDLGYDETIAAYEASLEKLGLDYLDLYLIHWPVEGRYKAAWKALETLYEQGRVKAIGVSNFQIHHLEDLLKDAAVKPAINQVEYHPRLTQKELQAFCRAHGIQLQAWSPLMQGQLLSHPLLKDIADKYGKTPAQVILRWDLQNGVVTIPKSTKAERIAQNADIFDFELTTEEMKQIDALNENTRVGPDPDNFDF, from the coding sequence ATGATGACAGCAAAAAATTTGCAAGATCGAATCAAATTGAATAACGGGACAGCTATGCCTTGGTTTGGACTTGGCGTATTTAAAGTAGAAGAAGGGCCCGAACTGGTACAAGCCGTAAAAACGGCGATTAAACACGGCTACCGCAGTATTGATACCGCAGCCATCTACGGTAATGAAGAGGGGGTTGGGCAAGGAATCCGCGAGGGGTTGAAAGAAGCCGGCATTTCAAGAGAAGACCTGTTTGTTACATCAAAGGTCTGGAATGACGATTTAGGCTATGACGAAACGATTGCAGCCTATGAGGCGAGTCTCGAAAAGCTCGGACTTGACTACCTTGATTTATACCTGATCCACTGGCCTGTTGAAGGACGCTACAAAGCGGCGTGGAAAGCGCTTGAAACACTTTATGAACAAGGACGCGTAAAAGCAATCGGAGTGAGCAATTTTCAGATTCACCATCTGGAAGACTTGCTGAAAGATGCCGCCGTCAAACCGGCGATCAACCAGGTTGAGTATCATCCGCGGCTGACGCAGAAAGAGCTGCAAGCGTTTTGCCGTGCGCACGGCATCCAGCTGCAAGCATGGTCGCCGCTGATGCAAGGCCAATTGCTCAGCCATCCACTGCTGAAAGATATCGCGGACAAGTACGGCAAGACACCGGCCCAAGTCATTTTGCGCTGGGATTTGCAAAACGGGGTCGTTACGATTCCGAAGTCGACTAAAGCGGAGCGGATTGCCCAAAACGCGGACATATTTGATTTTGAACTGACCACCGAGGAAATGAAGCAAATTGACGCGCTGAATGAAAACACCCGTGTCGGCCCTGATCCCGATAACTTTGACTTTTAA
- a CDS encoding mannose/fructose/sorbose PTS transporter subunit IIB, giving the protein MKIVLARIDDRFIHGQVLTRWIKIHAADRIIVVSNEVAQDEMRKTLILSVAPSNVKASAVSISKMAKAFHSPRYEDTTAMLLFENPGDIVSLIEAGVPIEIVNVGGMRFENNRRQITKSVSVTEKDIKSFEQLHELGVKLELRQLPSDSSEDFMQMLRNATKS; this is encoded by the coding sequence ATGAAAATCGTTTTGGCAAGAATTGATGACCGCTTTATTCACGGCCAAGTATTAACAAGATGGATCAAAATCCACGCTGCTGATCGCATTATCGTTGTCTCCAATGAGGTGGCACAGGACGAAATGAGAAAAACGCTGATCCTTTCTGTTGCACCTTCAAATGTAAAAGCCAGCGCCGTTTCGATTTCCAAAATGGCCAAAGCGTTCCACAGTCCGCGGTACGAAGATACGACGGCAATGCTGTTATTCGAAAATCCGGGCGACATTGTTTCCTTAATCGAAGCAGGCGTTCCGATCGAAATAGTCAATGTCGGCGGGATGCGTTTCGAGAATAACCGCAGGCAAATCACGAAATCGGTAAGCGTTACTGAAAAGGACATCAAATCGTTCGAACAATTGCATGAATTGGGCGTGAAGCTGGAACTGAGGCAGCTGCCGTCAGATTCGAGCGAAGACTTTATGCAGATGTTAAGAAACGCAACAAAATCCTAG
- a CDS encoding YrhK family protein, producing the protein MPQNNNKRYELFFKKRYKVLHTLNDFLIGLLFLVGSFCFFSEELKPAGLWMFVIGSFQLLIRPTIRLVHDFHYRKFVESRRSKCRE; encoded by the coding sequence ATGCCGCAAAACAATAACAAACGATATGAACTCTTTTTCAAAAAAAGATACAAAGTTCTACATACATTAAACGATTTTCTCATCGGCCTTTTATTCCTTGTCGGGAGCTTCTGCTTTTTCTCCGAGGAACTGAAGCCGGCGGGACTATGGATGTTTGTGATCGGCAGCTTTCAGCTGTTAATCAGGCCGACGATCCGTTTGGTTCATGATTTTCACTACAGAAAGTTTGTTGAGAGCCGGCGTTCCAAATGCCGTGAGTAA
- a CDS encoding methylated-DNA--[protein]-cysteine S-methyltransferase: MDDQIVYWRTLICRGWQIHIGATARGLCFTGGWNQGFEDLAAWAEKRFTQPVFIRDDKGLAEYAEQLQAYLNGKRTHFSFPVDLAGTPFQLAVWKALSEIPYGSTCSYSDIAEHIEKQAAVRAVGAAIGANPLLMVVPCHRVIGKSGQLTGYRGGLDMKKELMMMESGGVTAQFN, from the coding sequence ATGGACGATCAAATCGTATACTGGCGTACGCTTATTTGCCGAGGTTGGCAGATTCACATTGGGGCGACTGCCCGCGGGCTCTGTTTTACAGGGGGATGGAATCAAGGCTTCGAGGATTTGGCCGCTTGGGCTGAAAAAAGATTTACACAGCCAGTTTTCATTCGGGATGACAAAGGATTGGCAGAATACGCCGAGCAGCTGCAGGCGTATTTGAACGGCAAGCGAACTCATTTCAGCTTTCCTGTCGACCTTGCCGGCACGCCTTTTCAGCTGGCAGTGTGGAAGGCGCTCTCCGAAATCCCTTACGGCAGCACTTGCTCCTATTCCGATATCGCCGAGCATATTGAAAAGCAGGCCGCTGTGCGGGCAGTAGGCGCGGCGATCGGCGCAAATCCGCTGTTAATGGTGGTGCCTTGCCATCGGGTTATCGGTAAAAGCGGGCAGCTCACGGGATACCGGGGCGGATTGGATATGAAAAAAGAACTGATGATGATGGAGTCCGGCGGTGTAACCGCACAATTCAATTAA
- a CDS encoding PTS system mannose/fructose/sorbose family transporter subunit IID produces the protein MGTEKRLTKREIFSMFIRSNFLLGSFNFERVQALGYCYVMIPAIKKLYGPGAKRSEALQRHLEWFNTHPWLTAPIFGVTAAMEEEMANNKKIDAKAINGMKIGLMGPLAGVGDPIFWGTLRPVLAALGASLALSGNIAGPLLFFFLINAVRLSTKYYGLKYGYVKGMEILQDLVGNRIQKLTEGASILGLFVMGALVSKWTTINIPIVVSRIKDDAGKVDVQTVQNILDSIMPGVLPLGLTLLAAWMLRKGVNPLLMIFGIFIIGIVGYWAGFLA, from the coding sequence ATGGGCACAGAAAAAAGATTAACGAAGAGAGAGATTTTCAGTATGTTTATCCGCTCAAACTTTTTGCTCGGATCTTTTAACTTTGAGCGTGTACAGGCGCTCGGCTACTGCTACGTCATGATTCCGGCGATCAAAAAACTGTACGGTCCGGGAGCAAAACGGAGCGAAGCGCTCCAGCGCCATTTGGAATGGTTTAATACACATCCGTGGCTGACAGCGCCGATATTTGGCGTAACCGCTGCGATGGAAGAAGAAATGGCCAACAATAAAAAGATTGATGCCAAAGCAATTAATGGAATGAAAATCGGCTTAATGGGCCCGTTGGCAGGCGTGGGCGACCCGATTTTCTGGGGGACGTTGCGCCCGGTTTTGGCGGCCTTGGGAGCGTCGCTTGCTTTAAGCGGAAACATCGCCGGCCCGCTTTTGTTTTTCTTTTTAATCAACGCCGTCAGATTAAGCACTAAATACTACGGATTAAAGTACGGCTATGTGAAAGGCATGGAAATATTGCAGGACTTGGTGGGGAACCGCATTCAAAAACTGACGGAAGGCGCTTCAATACTCGGGCTGTTTGTGATGGGAGCTCTCGTTTCCAAGTGGACCACAATCAATATCCCGATCGTCGTGTCGAGAATTAAGGATGATGCAGGCAAAGTCGATGTACAGACCGTGCAAAACATTTTAGACAGCATCATGCCTGGTGTGCTGCCTTTAGGATTGACATTGCTCGCTGCCTGGATGCTTCGCAAAGGGGTGAATCCTCTGCTCATGATTTTCGGTATTTTTATCATCGGGATTGTCGGCTATTGGGCAGGTTTTTTGGCATAA
- the catA gene encoding type A chloramphenicol O-acetyltransferase, whose product MNFQTIELDTWYRKSYFDHYMKEAKCSFSITANVNVTNLLAVLKKKKLKLYPAFIYIVSRVIHSRPEFRTTFDDKGQLGYWEQMHPCYAIFHQDDQTFSALWTEYSDDFSQFYHQYLLDAERFGDKRGLWAKPDIPPNTFSVSSIPWVRFSNFNLNLDNSEHLLPIITNGKYFSEGRETFLPVSLQVHHAVCDGYHAGAFINELERLAADCEEWLV is encoded by the coding sequence ATGAATTTTCAAACAATCGAGCTTGACACATGGTATAGAAAATCTTATTTTGACCATTACATGAAGGAAGCGAAATGTTCTTTCAGCATCACGGCAAACGTCAATGTGACAAATTTGCTCGCCGTGCTCAAGAAAAAGAAGCTCAAGCTGTATCCGGCTTTTATTTATATCGTATCAAGGGTCATTCATTCGCGCCCTGAGTTTAGAACAACGTTTGATGACAAAGGACAGCTGGGTTATTGGGAACAAATGCATCCGTGCTATGCGATTTTTCATCAGGACGACCAAACGTTTTCCGCCCTCTGGACGGAATACTCAGACGATTTTTCGCAGTTTTATCATCAATATCTTCTGGACGCCGAGCGCTTTGGAGACAAAAGGGGCCTTTGGGCTAAGCCGGACATCCCGCCCAATACGTTTTCAGTTTCTTCTATTCCATGGGTGCGCTTTTCAAACTTCAATTTAAACCTTGATAACAGCGAACACTTGCTGCCGATTATTACAAACGGGAAATACTTTTCAGAAGGCAGGGAAACATTTTTGCCCGTTTCCTTGCAAGTTCACCATGCAGTGTGTGACGGCTATCATGCCGGCGCTTTTATAAACGAGTTGGAACGGCTTGCCGCCGATTGTGAGGAGTGGCTTGTGTGA
- a CDS encoding MFS transporter produces MTSVHDKKRSILALLALAASAFAIGTTEFISVGLLPLIAEDMNISVTTAGLTVSLYALGVTVGAPVLTSVTSSMPRKALLLVIMLIFMIGNGLAACAGSIGVLLTARVISAFSHGVFMSIGSTIAASLVPADKRAGAISIMFTGLTIAMITGVPIGTFLGQQFGWRIAFAAIVAVGALAFIANSLLVPGDLPKGVRTSFKSQLKLVTNGRLLLLFIITALGYGGTFVVFTYLSPLLQHVTGFKQEAVAVILLAYGIAVALGNIIGGKAANKKPLTALFYMFIAQAAVLLILTAAAPYQAAGFIVIMLMGFLAFMNVPGLQSYVVILAERFVPGAVDVASAVNIAAFNVGIAIGSYTGGAITQSIGLIHTPWVGALMVLGAVVLTGWSRALERNDQKQNDQKQNQALKENCA; encoded by the coding sequence ATGACCTCTGTTCATGATAAAAAACGCAGTATATTAGCGCTTTTAGCCTTGGCGGCCAGCGCATTTGCCATCGGCACGACCGAATTCATCAGCGTGGGGCTTCTGCCTTTAATTGCTGAAGACATGAATATTTCGGTGACGACGGCAGGACTGACCGTATCATTATACGCACTGGGCGTAACAGTCGGCGCACCTGTTCTGACGTCTGTCACATCCAGTATGCCGAGAAAAGCGCTGCTGCTGGTGATTATGCTCATTTTTATGATCGGCAACGGGCTTGCGGCATGTGCCGGAAGCATCGGTGTTTTATTAACCGCCCGCGTGATTTCGGCGTTTTCTCATGGCGTATTTATGTCAATCGGTTCAACGATTGCGGCAAGCCTAGTCCCGGCGGATAAAAGAGCCGGAGCGATATCGATCATGTTTACCGGGCTGACGATTGCAATGATTACCGGAGTTCCCATCGGCACGTTCCTCGGTCAGCAGTTCGGCTGGCGGATTGCTTTTGCGGCGATCGTCGCTGTCGGCGCACTGGCGTTTATCGCCAACAGCTTACTTGTTCCGGGCGATTTGCCGAAAGGCGTCCGAACGTCTTTCAAGAGCCAGTTGAAGCTTGTGACCAATGGGCGGCTGCTGCTTTTATTCATCATTACGGCGCTTGGTTATGGAGGGACATTTGTTGTCTTTACGTATTTATCCCCGCTGCTTCAGCATGTGACGGGCTTTAAACAGGAAGCTGTTGCCGTCATTTTGCTTGCTTACGGCATTGCCGTCGCGCTCGGAAATATTATCGGAGGTAAAGCGGCCAACAAAAAACCGCTTACTGCATTATTCTATATGTTCATCGCCCAGGCGGCTGTGCTTCTCATCTTAACGGCGGCTGCTCCTTATCAGGCAGCGGGCTTTATCGTCATCATGCTGATGGGATTTTTAGCCTTCATGAATGTCCCCGGGCTCCAGTCCTATGTGGTGATTCTGGCTGAACGGTTTGTTCCAGGGGCGGTTGATGTCGCATCAGCTGTCAATATTGCGGCGTTCAACGTCGGTATAGCGATCGGTTCTTATACAGGAGGCGCCATCACACAATCGATCGGATTGATTCACACTCCATGGGTGGGAGCTTTGATGGTGCTCGGCGCCGTCGTGCTGACAGGCTGGAGCAGGGCGCTGGAACGAAATGATCAAAAACAAAATGATCAAAAACAAAATCAAGCTTTAAAGGAAAACTGCGCATGA
- a CDS encoding mannose/fructose/sorbose PTS transporter subunit IIA encodes MITVIISGHGNFPIALKESSGMIFGEEESLIAVPFLKGEGIQTLQEKYHQTLKDVPEEHEVLFLVDIFGGTPYNAATPYIAKERRFDMAAGVNLPILLEALSLREHMPLKQLLNQLKKMSRECFQICSEQLEKFSQSNQGREDEL; translated from the coding sequence ATGATTACAGTCATTATCAGCGGCCACGGAAACTTTCCCATAGCATTAAAAGAATCTTCAGGGATGATATTCGGAGAAGAGGAGAGCCTGATCGCGGTGCCGTTTCTGAAAGGGGAAGGCATTCAGACACTGCAAGAAAAATATCATCAGACGCTGAAGGATGTTCCGGAGGAACACGAGGTGCTTTTTTTAGTGGATATTTTCGGCGGGACGCCATATAACGCAGCGACCCCTTACATCGCGAAAGAGCGGAGATTCGATATGGCAGCCGGAGTGAACCTGCCGATTTTGTTAGAGGCATTGAGCTTGAGGGAGCATATGCCGCTCAAACAACTGCTGAACCAGTTGAAAAAGATGAGCCGGGAATGCTTCCAAATATGCAGCGAGCAATTGGAAAAATTCAGTCAGTCCAATCAGGGAAGAGAGGATGAATTGTAA